The following coding sequences are from one Pseudonocardia sp. EC080619-01 window:
- a CDS encoding SMP-30/gluconolactonase/LRE family protein, whose product MTVTTTTLAAGVGFTEGPLWTSDGRLLVVALSRGAVLEIGLDGGVKSSIDVGGGPNGLAEDDRGEVWVAQNGGAVRASSSERPARPGLQRLDGNGVRDVAVPDAQAPNDLALGPDGRIWFTDPGPPGDTAHGRVCALDRETGAVEVVLGGLDFPNGLAFAADELYLAQTSLGVVSRYRWEGGRLVTTGVPLMVPEGGPDGLTLDAEGRIYAAVPDANAVVVFDRDSAIVEKIAFDEPMFPTNLCFAGPSLDLLIVTAAKGGRVLVCERTATSPGRCPRDAGAV is encoded by the coding sequence GTGACCGTCACGACCACGACCCTGGCCGCGGGGGTCGGATTCACCGAGGGACCGCTGTGGACCTCCGACGGGCGGCTCCTCGTCGTCGCGTTGTCGCGGGGTGCGGTGCTCGAGATCGGGCTCGACGGCGGCGTGAAGTCGAGCATCGATGTCGGTGGGGGCCCCAACGGGCTGGCCGAGGACGACCGTGGCGAGGTCTGGGTCGCCCAGAACGGGGGCGCGGTCCGGGCAAGCAGCTCGGAGCGGCCGGCCCGGCCGGGGCTCCAGCGCCTCGACGGGAACGGTGTCCGGGACGTGGCCGTGCCGGATGCGCAGGCCCCGAACGATCTCGCTCTCGGACCGGACGGCCGGATCTGGTTCACCGACCCGGGTCCGCCCGGAGACACCGCGCACGGCCGCGTCTGCGCCCTGGATCGGGAGACAGGGGCCGTCGAGGTGGTTCTGGGCGGCCTCGATTTCCCCAACGGTCTCGCCTTCGCCGCGGACGAGCTCTACCTCGCTCAAACCTCTCTCGGCGTGGTCAGCCGGTATCGCTGGGAGGGCGGACGCCTGGTAACTACCGGAGTCCCCCTGATGGTGCCGGAAGGTGGCCCTGACGGTCTGACTCTCGACGCGGAGGGGCGGATCTACGCCGCGGTTCCCGACGCGAACGCGGTGGTGGTGTTCGACCGGGACAGCGCAATCGTGGAAAAGATCGCGTTCGACGAACCCATGTTCCCGACCAATCTGTGCTTCGCCGGCCCGTCGCTGGACCTGCTGATCGTCACCGCGGCGAAGGGTGGGCGGGTGCTCGTCTGCGAGCGCACCGCGACAAGCCCGGGCCGCTGTCCTCGCGACGCTGGCGCAGTCTGA
- a CDS encoding ATP-binding protein, protein MLEELPDGLTSLRNGARLAAEMPDALRAAMINDPLLGRSGEPLDPGVLLTPAPGRRARVSVISFVGLPAAAQRESFVNQLQMALFSWIKANPAGDRPLGGLFVMDEAQNFASSGAYTACTASTIALASQARKYGLGLIFATQAPKGLHNRVSGNAATQFYGFLNASAQIAAATELARAKGGRVDDISRLDAGQFYVASEGTGFQRIRVPQCLSHHPPSPPTEEEVVAKAARGLDM, encoded by the coding sequence TTGCTCGAGGAACTGCCCGACGGGCTGACCAGCCTCCGCAACGGAGCGCGGCTGGCCGCGGAGATGCCCGACGCCCTGCGCGCCGCGATGATCAACGATCCGCTGCTCGGTAGATCGGGAGAACCCCTCGATCCCGGTGTGCTCCTGACCCCCGCGCCCGGCCGGCGAGCACGCGTATCGGTGATCAGCTTCGTCGGTCTTCCGGCGGCGGCGCAGCGCGAGAGCTTCGTCAACCAGCTCCAGATGGCGCTGTTCTCCTGGATCAAGGCCAACCCCGCCGGTGACCGACCACTGGGTGGTCTGTTCGTCATGGACGAGGCGCAGAACTTCGCCTCGTCAGGGGCCTACACCGCCTGCACCGCGAGCACCATCGCCCTCGCGTCACAGGCCAGGAAGTACGGGCTCGGGCTGATCTTCGCTACCCAGGCACCGAAGGGGCTGCACAACCGCGTCTCGGGCAACGCGGCGACCCAGTTCTATGGCTTCCTCAACGCCTCCGCCCAGATCGCAGCGGCCACGGAGCTGGCCAGAGCCAAGGGAGGGCGCGTCGACGACATCTCGCGGCTTGACGCTGGCCAATTCTATGTCGCATCCGAGGGCACCGGCTTCCAGCGCATCCGCGTCCCGCAATGCCTCAGCCACCACCCACCGAGCCCACCGACCGAGGAGGAGGTCGTCGCGAAAGCGGCACGCGGCCTCGACATGTAG
- a CDS encoding type II toxin-antitoxin system Phd/YefM family antitoxin, protein MGETIKQSQLRNDNAEVMKRVASGESFTVTVNGQPVADLVPHQRHQRRTVVPAEEMDRLLADDPVIDAEAWRRDRETLSDDIQDPYSGRER, encoded by the coding sequence ATGGGCGAGACCATCAAGCAGTCCCAGCTGCGCAACGACAACGCCGAGGTGATGAAACGGGTGGCCTCGGGCGAGTCGTTCACCGTCACGGTCAATGGGCAGCCGGTGGCGGACCTGGTGCCCCACCAGCGGCATCAGCGACGGACCGTGGTGCCGGCCGAGGAGATGGATCGACTGCTGGCCGACGACCCGGTCATCGATGCCGAGGCGTGGCGGCGAGATCGGGAAACGCTGTCCGACGACATCCAGGATCCGTACAGCGGACGCGAGCGGTGA